Within Eublepharis macularius isolate TG4126 chromosome 19, MPM_Emac_v1.0, whole genome shotgun sequence, the genomic segment CTATGCTTAACCCCCTAATTTATAGCCTGAGGAACAGAGATGTAAAAGGAGCTCTATGGAGAGCACTTGGCAGGAAAGTAGAAGAATAATATTGCTAgcaacttgagagccagtttggggtagaggttaagagcagcaggattgtaatctggagagctgggtttgattccccgctcctccacttgaagccaactgggtgacctttggctagttACGGCTCTCTGgcactctctcagctccacccacctcacagggtgttttgttgtggggataataataacatactttgtaaactgctctgagtgggcattaagttgtcctgagggcagtatataaatcagatgttgttgttgttgttattattaaagttttGTTGCTAATGGATCTGAGTTTTGCCTTATGAAGAAAGTCTAACCGTTTCCCTTTTGACTTTATAATCAGTGACAATTAGGCCTGCCAACcaccaggttgtggctggagatctctctaAAGGACAACTGATCTTCTGGCCATAAAGatttgttcccctggagaaaatggctgctttggaggggggactctcttgcattataccctaatgaggtccctcccctccccaaaccctgccatctccaaactccactccctcaaatctccaggaatgttccaaccaggagttggcatcCCTAATGGAATGATTGCTCAAGTTCACTAATTTTTGTTAAGTTTAGACACCTCTCCATTAAGATAAAAAGAGAAATGGGAAGAAGATTTATGAACTGATTTTAAATTTAGAGAAATGGGAATCGGTGTGGGAAAAACATCACGGTAAAACTAATCTCAATGGATTTGACAGAAATGTTCTGTAAACTACTTTTGCAGTGGTATCTTACACCTCACAAACTAGTCATTAAATATAGAAATTTAACAGATTGTGTTGGAGATATGATTGGTATGTGTAAATCTGATAGTTGTGCTTTGAGCATGTCCAAACACAACCTATTTTGGCAAAaacaatttacagtgaaatcctaaacagagttactccagtttaagtccattgattccaatgggcttagactggaggaactttgcttagggtttcactgtacgtttattaatgatttgtttTGCAATTATATACTGTCAGAACCTAAGAGAATCCTATGaagatatttaaaataattgGTAGTTTCACCAGAGGTCCTGTTAGTCTCTCCACTACTCTGTTTACAGCTGTTATGATTATTATTGTGGCATATTGGGGGGAAACAGAATCTTTCTCCATAAAAGTTTGCTTTAATGTAAACTGGAATGTAGCTTTCTTAACTAAATTATAATGTTACCGAAGGATGCAAACAAATAATTTACAATGTACAGAGAAGTTCTGTGAATGCTGGGCAATGTTATTATGTACTGATATGAAAGATGACAATAAAACACAGCCTTTTGCTTTTTGTGAATTGTTgtaaacctcctcctcctctcctttccctcttttgGATTAAACCATTGTGTAAGGTAAAATGTTGCGTGTTATGTGCCGCCAAggcacctccgacctatggcgatctgataaaggaaagacctccaaaatgtcctatcattaacagacttgctcaaatcctgcaaactggaggatgtggcttcttttattgagtcaagccatcttattttaggccttccacttttcctagcattattgacttttgcaGAATatcatgtcttctcatgatgtgaccaaagtatgatagcctcaattttgtcattttagcttctagggagaattcagacttgatgtgatctagaacccacttatttgtctttttggctgtccatagtatcccccaaactccagcaccacatttcaaatgaatcagttttctttctgtcagcttccttcaccatccaactttcgcATTCATACATAGTACTTGGAAATACCAttgtctggattatcttgatcttggtccccagagagacatctttatctttaaggatcttctctatcTCCCTCACGGCTGCtcaaaggaatagaaaatcttgaataatttcaatttcAATATATACATtagcagtatttttttaaaaaatctttcaaaCAATAAAAAATCAGGTTTGATGTCAAAATATTTCTTGGGGAATTTTTACATACCAATTTTTATGTTCCTCTTGAAATAATTAACCTTCTTTATTAGCTGCTATATCCTACTGAACTCAATTTGCTGACCCATATATGGGGTCACATTTTATAGTAGAATCTGTATCTACCCTGCCGCTTTTAGGGTTTGATCACTAATAGGTTATTTCTGCTAATACCAATGTTTTAAATTGGTGGACAGGATGAAAGCCACTCACCCACTTGCATTTCTTTCCTGGACATCTTTTAAAGTTTCCAGACTTCTTTTAAAGTTTCCATAGTCTACTTTTTTCATTGAAActtgaggtggattacacaatgtaaattaatgcaatcaataggatgtaAGGTTGTCAGGCATAggttggcaaccagcaggaggccaGGGGAGTGAAGACATAaggatgtcagtcctctctaggaattgccagaaaaactatagttttaccatagaggtgatgattcctagagaggtgtgattcctagagaggtacgTCAACTTCCCTAGAAATGATATGCTATTGGCCCAATggacatatatatttttaaaaatccagaggcTGCCAAACCTGCTAGGTTATGCAATTTGATAGGACTacaattgcagaaatttgaaacaaagctgAAAAAAGTGTAAGTCTTAAACATGTTAAATAATGGAGAACCTGCCATTACATAAATAGAAGCACAATGCATTTCCTAAACCAATCTGTTATGATGTCGTCctatttcttttataaaaattccttcctgagaaattttgttttacatagtttgtaacatgaggattgccaacctccaggtgggagctggaattctggaattacaactggcttCCAGATTATAGAGGCTAGTTCCTTTGTAGGAAACGGCAACTTTGAAAGGTtgagtctaggagaaatggaagttcTAGAGTGAAGTTATGTCCACACTGAGCTCCTTCCTGTCACCCAACTCTGGTCCCCAACTGCCAACACCCACcaccctgaatctccaggaatttccaaagccagagttggcagtccTGCCCCCAACATTTTGTACAGCTGATTTCTTGTCATATTATGAGCTCCTTTGTATATTTTCACATAGAGGCTTTCCTCCATTTCACTGGTATAGGAGGTACCCAAGAAGGCCCAAAGCGGTATCACCATTGCGTTTGCAGGGAACATCACTTAGGAAGCCGTAACCATCATAGCAGGATATTTGACTTAGAACTTCCTAACATTTTTCTGGAGCCTCTTGACACAGTGTGATTGGACTCAGCCCcaaaggcagccattttgctaTGGAGATCACTCTGTTTTATCTCTCTTTACCTCGCTACCATTTCTTAACTTACTAGTTTTAAGCAGACtgctaaaatataaaaattagacAACATTTAAGCAATTGCAAAAATAAATCACAAGCGCATAAAATTTCACAGCTGAAAGAGTGATGGTGCCACTTATTTTTAATATAGAGAccttaaaatgttgagtataaaatatgaaatagacTGATTAAAGACTATTGATATGAAATTttagaggagaggaagaggagaaacaTTCGGTAAGTTAATTGTGTTGCCACATATTTTTAATATACTTCTCTTTTGTAGTTTAAATTTAGTATTTTGTATatgtttttatgcactttctattgctaattgtatttttcttttcgAATAAAGtgttaaaaaatctttttaaaaaggaatacaCAATTAAGcttggtaataccaaattttaccaaatcagataAAATTCGGTAATTTTTACTGAATACCAAACCCAAATGGATGAAGTCCAaagcaataataaacaatagtggtGATACTAGGCACCTCTGTCagtttccttttgttatttccaTTTTATCCATGAAATAACCATTAACTAAGATTCTAGCTTGCTGGCTGGTATAGAGACTTTACATCCAATTTAAAAACTCAAACCCACAGTTTATTCTTTGAAGTGCTTTCACTAAGCTTTCCCTTCACCAGACACTGGTTCTTATGGCATATGATAGTTTAATGGGTATAGGCAGCCCTTTCTTCTCGTCTGAAGAAGGAAATtcagattctcaaaagcttatactctggaaatcttgttggtctctaaagtaacactggacccaaatcttgatgTTCAGTGGCCCACACTGTATACATTTTTGAGCAGAGATATAAATATTTCCAGAGTCCAAAAAAAGTGCTTTTGTTAGGATAATACCAGACTGAGGGCTAAGCCAtaagtgacacttgaacggcaagtgtatttctccctgttcacttgcgctccactcaatccacttgccgttcaagtatcattcgtcacttgtagcttggccctgagaaacatTCAATCATCAAAAAATATATAGAACTCATAGAAAGCTTAATGAGCAATATGATAATAATTTATTCAGGTGATTTTAATAACATGAATTTAATAGCTTTGTCAATTCAAGTGGCAATCTTCAATGATAAGTTAAATTAAATCACTCACATTTTTAatctaattaaaatattttatttattcttgtTGGGAGGTGTGCAAACAGGTTCAATATAGAGAGTACTATTATCAAAGTAAACAGCTGGGGGAATTAACATGCTCATGAATGTCAAATGCTTTTTGCATTAGAGATAAGATCAGATTTAAGCAATACTGAGAAACTTGTGGTTATAAAATAAATAGAGAATTCTCTAATTGTGCTTTGAAGTTATTTATCAATGATTAGTATTatcttgagccttttaaaatcaGAACAGTAAAGAGAAGAATACTAAAACCCTTAGGAATGTGTCCCCTACATGCAATTAAATCTTAACCAATTGGGAAATGGGATAATATTAGAACTAGTAAGCTAAGTAAGCACATTATCAAAGTTATGCTGCTATCTTCTGAAGTGAAGGAGTCCAGTTTACAAACTGTTAAACGGAATAGTTCAGTCAGGGTTACTTTCCACCTTTGGGTTGGAAAAGAATCCACAGTGATTTCTCATGTTATTTGTCTAATTATCAGCAATGTCTCAATACATCGGAGATTTCCAAACTTTCTGGTTTAGTACATCCTTTCTACATTGACTTGTCTGTTAAGGGACCTTCTGCTATGGAACCGCTCAGTATTCCTCTGGGGATCCTGCAGGAACAAAATTTGTAccattaaaatacatacaaaccTCTTCTGGGGtcattcattgaaatgaatggcaatatagggccaagctacacatgatgaatgacacgtgaacggcaagtgtatttctccctgttcacttgccctccactcaatccacttgccattcaagtgtcatttgtcacttgtagcttggccctgagataggcAAAAGTTGTAAATGGGGGTTGATGACCTTGCAGTTGCCTGGTGAGGAAAGCCATTAAACTTCtaagaactcctggaagacctcttttgttttacttaagtGCTTCTTCAGGGTGGGGAGTGGCAGTTAATCAGCCAGACACAacctctggtaattttccaactccagccagggTTGTCATCTCTCCTGCCCAGCCAGGCTGTGCCATGTGATTAAGGCACATGAGGAAGGGTCTTACGATATTTCATATTCATGACGCTGCCCTTTCAATAAGGAGAAGGGATAGGGCTGCTAacaacatcatgagaagacaagaagactccctggaaaagacaataatgtcaggaaaagtggaagtcaggaaaagtagaagacaatggccgtttccacacatgttgaataacacactttcaatgcactttagcaatccttttgaagtggattttttgttccacacatgggccctttccacacacattgaataatgcactttcaatgcactttcgcaatccttttgaagtggattttttgttccacacatggaaaatcagtttcaaatgttcactaaagagtattgacagtggattatccaatgtgtgtggaagtagCCATGGAAaaacagttccaaatgttcactaaagagtattgaaagtggattatccaacatgtgtggaagcagccaataatGTCAAGAAAAGTGGAAgtcaggaaaagtggaagacaataatgtcaggaaaagtggaaggaaaagaggaagacctaaaacgagatggcttgactccatccaggaggccacgtcctccagtttgcagcatCTGAGGAGAGCTGTTAATGATCAAACATGTTGGcagtctttcatttatagggtcaccataagttggaagcaataacacacacacacaatccaaagaaagcaacagaaaaaTTTACGTTTTCAAATTCTTTTTATTTGCAGATTAACAGGAGTGGATAATAATCTCAGCAATTAGCAAGCGAAAGAATAAAACATGTTTCTAGCTCCTTATGCTCTTTTTCATTGTGATCTCTTAGCCCGATGTAATACATTcccatctgcagtacttgaaggccgTTATAAGAAGGTCCCGATGGCTGAGCGAGTTTGTCCATGCAAGGCtgggaaagtagaaacaattgagcacatcATGCGTGCTTGTAAATTCTACCATGAAATACGTATAAAACATATCCAACCTGCATTGAAGAAGCTTTCGAGCCTCCCTGACACTGAGCAAACTAATAAACTCCTGTTAGGTGCTGACccccagatcacgttggctagtgccagatttttagccacggcttgtagaatccgcagggaatgtgcaaagtaacatctgtttttatttctaaccctgaaagcccacacttttgtacgtatattgccaagtttttatataattatatatttatataattatttttataaagtggtgtgttttgtgtatgatactcacttatgttttttacaagtccgtactggtttttaactgtaaataaatctgactgacTGACATTGTGATCTCATCTTTGATTCAATAAACTACAAGATCCTTCAGCCGAATTTATGGCTCCATCTTTCAATCCAAAAACCAACCCACATTCCAAAGCTTTGACAGCTTCTCACTCAGAGACAGTTGTGGTGTCTTGTGGGAGGCCAGTCTCCATATTTCACTAGTTTAGATGCAAATTGTGTTCCAAAACTGAGATACAACCCAGTCTTCTAGGAGCCCCTGTTCACTTGACATTGTTTATGACCTGAGAATTCTAGTTAGAATAACAAATTGAAAATCCAATTTCAGCCCATTTCCTTTCAAGGCCAATATTAGTTAAAGATGACTTGTGTTTACACTAATATTTTTGTCCCAAGAACCTGATTTCTTGCCTGCTTTGTCCAATATACTTCAAACCAGATTAATTTCCATTCTGGAAGCCACTTATGTGCAGAAATTAGATGTTAACAAGTTATAAAAATTTGTACGCCCGCAAGAAATCAGAGCTTGGAAGGGATTTCGACGGCACGTTGCAAAATAGGGACATGTTgatcatcaaatttcatgaacattCTGTGTAGAAATGGTATTTATGTGTGGGAAAGTTACCATAAGAAGAAGTGGAGTGTATTCTGGTAATCTTTATTCTGACATTTTCCTTCCAAACACTCTCCAGAAAGCCCCCTTCACATCCCTGTTTCTCAAGCTGTAGATCAAAGGATTGAGCATGGGAGTTAAAACTCCGTACATTAAAGAGATGATCTTATCTTGATCGGAAGTAGATTTTGGTTGGGGTTTCACATACATGATCATAATAGTACCATAAAAGACACTGACCACAGTAAGGTGAGAACTACAGGTGGAGAAGGCTTTCTTGCGACCCTCTTTTGAGCGCATGAGTATTACAGCCCAGCCTATGCGCCCATATGTCACAACAATGAAGCCAAAGGGGGGTATTAGGAGAAAGAGGCTAGAAACATGCATGAAGAGCTCGCTGGTGTGTGTGTCAGAGCAGGCCAGTTTGAGGAATGATTGTAGCTCACATGCAAAATGGTTAATGACGTTTCGTCCACAGAAGTCAGTTGGCTGCAACAATACATTGATTAAGGTTGTCAGTGAGGAGAGGCCTAAAGATGCAACCACTAAACTGATGCAAAATTTCCAGCTCATGATCTGCATATAATGGAGTGGTTGGCAGATAGATGCAAAGCGGTCATACGCCATGATGGCCAGAAGGACACATTCCGTTGCAACAAGTAATAGACCAACATACATCTGAACCAAGCATCTGTAGAACGAGATGGTGGGCCTGTAAAAGAAACAGTTGACCTGGATCTCAGGAAGTGCATTGTTGGCGAGGATGAGGTCTACAGAGGAGAGGACGCAAAGAAAGAAATACATGGGTGTATGAAGATGGGAATCTGCAATAATCAATATGACAATGAGGCCGTTCCCAAAAAGGCTGATGAGATAGGCcatcaagagaaagaaaaagaacacagCCTGTGCTCTGGGGTGCTCGGATAGCCCAATCAAGATGAATTCAGTCACCCTTGTCTCATTTGGAGATCCCATGACGTTCCTTGCCCTAGCTGGGAAAAGAAGAATGAGATGGGTTAGAAGTGGCACCACCAGACTTTTGCTTATCCATAAAATGTtgaagtgttaccagaactgctattttaaggggaaattagcaagcagtttggcttaagttagtgcagatctttaccaatgtataccagagtccgaaCTTCCGGATTGCTCACGCAATAAACAGGCGGCAACTAATCAATACAAAACGTGTTTACTAGTatgttgcataagcctacaataaCACAAACATACAAGAGACATACAAGGGCTAAgaaagaaacattagaaaaatagaGTCGTTTGCATTTGCAggtacccacttgagatcgatggaacgGGGTGATACTTCACCTGATCACGGCGAGAAGCAGGGATGGTAGCAACGAAGAGGGgcaatatctaatgcctgcactagatacgcAGAGTGACGGTTGGGGTCGGTAGAGGAATGGCGCacacctcatggcaggcagagcctgcttaagtacccaaaaatgtaccctgaggtggGGGCCTTTGGGGTGGTTCTTAGGAGGGGAAACAAAACCTTGATGGCTCTATAACTacagctaatgggccactttagggtctgaatgtatgattgtgacaccttaggaagaggggacaaaggaagggaggggagtgctgggcgggttgatcagatctgtcaggaagctggagtagTCTTGATGGAATCTGCCTGGAATGCGATGGCTGTATTGATATGCGTCCATTAGGCATTCTGGACAGTTGGCACATAGTTCCCgtctcagggtggcttccagcgatatgcatatcagggcgaGGCTGGACTCCGTGAATGGGACAGGAGCCTGGCCTTGGAATGGCAGCCTCAGAACAAACTGTCCATGGTGACtctctgctgcctgggaacatggcttctcccctggTCTGCATCGTgagctggctagcaggctgcccagtggcgggGGCAGACTCAGTGGCTGTCCTGCAAGGAGCTCCCCGttggaactgaccagggggtgcctggccaggctcgcggggggtccctccggctggcactgtgctgttAGTGGCATGGttctgggcccaggtggggtttgtgcccaaggaggcaggaaacaggcattggcaacacagtccataacagcgGAGAGGCAGGGGGGCAAGCATAGGCAACGCTGCCCTTAACAGAGTTCTTGGCAGAGTCTTAGAACAGCAAAGTAGGAAGCCGATATAGTCCATAGCAGACTCCATAACTGGGGGGCGGGGTCACTGGCAACAGAAGTATTTTCATGAGTTCTAGTCTTTGGGAATCTATATGCTTCCTACATTGCGTTGTTACCCCTACCAAAGTCCCTGAGGTTTAAGTACAACTGAAGTTAAGGTTATCAGCTAAATGCATGCAAACCAGACTCTCAACTGGGGCTATGACAAAAGATATTAATGACTTTTTATCCTGGTCCTATATTCAGATTCAGGCTTGAGCTCATTTCCCACAGGCTTATTTGGGTGTAAAGCTGAATCAAAATGGCTCACACATTGGGAATTGGCCTTGATACAGCATTCAATAAGACTGTATTCAATATTGAGATTCCCTTACTTGTTTGATCTGTCTTTAAACAGATGATGAACAAACAGTGAGTTCCACATTGATATCAATGCTactgtgctgctgctgttatgTGAAATTTTAACTGGTTAATCGTGCTATACTGTTATTGTAGACGGTCCCAGGGAGAAAATGAGGGGAAAAGGACTAGGTGCGTTGGTCCAGAATCCAGGAACAAAGACACAATGACAATATTTTGTGGCTTTATTCATTAACTCAATTGGGGCTATATTTGTATAGTGATTTGCACAATCAAAACATTaagccctttcccttttcactgCAGATAGTTCGTAGGCAAGCCACTAGGCTGCCAGAATAGTTAGAAACTCACCCCTGTTCAAAGCTCGGCAGCATAGCAATGCTGTAGCTCAGAGAAAATCTGCGCCAAGAGATGGCAAGCCTCCTTATCCTTCCCATAGGATAAGCACATACCTGTCCCTCACCAAAACCCTGAATCTGTTCAACCACCATAACCCTGTTTCATTATCAGCTGTCCCAGGTGCTTGGCAAGACATCCTTAGACTTCGGGCAGCCAGCCCAGACTGTTCTTGCCATCCTTAGTTACACAACCTCTCCGATCCTTCAATGGATCAGTCCCAAAGTTAAACATCTCCCCCCTCAAGCAATATG encodes:
- the LOC129346469 gene encoding olfactory receptor 13H1-like produces the protein MGSPNETRVTEFILIGLSEHPRAQAVFFFFLLMAYLISLFGNGLIVILIIADSHLHTPMYFFLCVLSSVDLILANNALPEIQVNCFFYRPTISFYRCLVQMYVGLLLVATECVLLAIMAYDRFASICQPLHYMQIMSWKFCISLVVASLGLSSLTTLINVLLQPTDFCGRNVINHFACELQSFLKLACSDTHTSELFMHVSSLFLLIPPFGFIVVTYGRIGWAVILMRSKEGRKKAFSTCSSHLTVVSVFYGTIMIMYVKPQPKSTSDQDKIISLMYGVLTPMLNPLIYSLRNRDVKGAFWRVFGRKMSE